One part of the Theropithecus gelada isolate Dixy chromosome 5, Tgel_1.0, whole genome shotgun sequence genome encodes these proteins:
- the LOC112625324 gene encoding alcohol dehydrogenase 1A — MSTAGKVIKCKAAVLWEVKKPFSIEDVEVAPPKAYEVRIKMVTVGICGTDDHVVSGTMVTPLPVILGHEAAGIVESVGEGVTTVKPGDKVIPLAIPQCGKCRICKNPESNCCLKNDVSNPRGTLQDGTSRFTCRGKPIHHFLGVSSFSQYTVVDENAVAKIDAASPMEKVCLIGCGFSTGYGSAVKVAKVTPGSTCAVFGLGGVGLSAVMGCKTAGAARIIAVDINKDKFAKAKELGATECINPQDYKKPIQEVLKEMTDGGVDFSFEVIGRLDTMMASLLCCHEACGTSVIVGVPPDSQNLSINPMLLLTGRTWKGAVYGGFKSKEDIPKLVADFMAKKFSLDALITHVLPFEKINEGFDLLRSGKSIRTILTF, encoded by the exons ATGAGCACAGCAGGAAAA GTAATCAAATGCAAAGCAGCTGTGCTATGGGAGGTAAAGAAACCCTTTTCCATtgaggatgtggaggttgcaccTCCTAAGGCTTATGAAGTTCGCATTAAG ATGGTGACTGTAGGAATCTGTGGCACAGATGACCACGTGGTTAGTGGTACCATGGTGACCCCACTTCCTGTGATTTTAGGCCATGAGGCAGCCGGCATCGTGGAAAGTGTTGGAGAAGGGGTGACTACAGTCAAACCAG GTGATAAAGTCATCCCACTCGCTATTCCTCAGTGTGGAAAATGCAGAATTTGtaaaaacccagaaagcaactGCTGCTTGAAAAACGA TGTGAGCAATCCTCGGGGGACCCTGCAGGATGGCACCAGCAGGTTCACCTGCAGGGGGAAGCCCATCCACCACTTCCTCGGTGTCAGCAGCTTCTCCCAATACACGGTGGTGGATGAGAATGCAGTAGCCAAAATTGACGCAGCCTCACCCATGGAGAAAGTCTGCCTTATTGGCTGTGGATTTTCAACTGGTTATGGGTCTGCAGTCAAAGTTGCCAAG GTCACTCCAGGCTCTACCTGTGCTGTGTTTGGCCTGGGAGGGGTCGGCCTCTCTGCTGTTATGGGCTGTAAAACAGCTGGAGCAGCCAGAATCATTGCGGTGGACATCAACAAGGACAAATTTGCAAAGGCCAAAGAGTTGGGTGCCACTGAATGCATCAACCCTCAAGACTACAAGAAACCCATCCAGGAGGTGCTAAAGGAAATGACTGATGGAGGTGTGGATTTTTCGTTTGAAGTCATCGGTCGGCTTGATACCATG ATGGCTTCCTTGTTATGTTGTCATGAGGCATGTGGCACAAGCGTCATCGTAGGGGTACCTCCTGATTCCCAGAACCTCTCAATAAACCCTATGCTGCTACTGACTGGACGCACCTGGAAGGGGGCTGTTTATGGTG GCTTTAAGAGTAAAGAAGATATCCCAAAACTTGTGGCTGATTTTATGGCTAAGAAGTTTTCACTGGATGCTTTAATAACCCATGTTTtaccttttgaaaaaataaatgaaggcttTGACCTGCTTCGCTCTGGGAAAAG